The stretch of DNA TCGATATTCGTGGATATGACTAGGTCTAGATATTGGTTCAGCAATAGTGATTAAAAAATCTTGTGCTTGTTCTGCCAAGGGCGAAAATGATTCTAAAATGATTCTTCCATCATTCGGTGATATCCATATTGGTCTTGAAAAATGGTCTGGTTTTAGTttcaaatatgaaaaatcaCCTTTGCCAAAATTTTTGGAAACCGCATCAGGAATATAATCTGCTGGTACATCAGGAGTTAATTCTATTAATTCGTTATCGGAGTAATTTGTTTCATCTAAATTCTGTTTTAATGAATCCACTGACTCCTGAGCTTTACGctttttggaattattcccagttgattttcttgatttctGTGATGGCGTATTAtactcatcatcatcgttaTCCTTGGCACCTGTCTTGTTGCTCACATACACGTCTTCATCTGAAAAgttttcatcttcaagATCTGCATAGTTAACCGGTTCTCTATTTCGACTTGACATATTAGACTAGAATGTATGATTAGTGATAAGCAAATACtaacaagaagaaagtaTAATTTCTTATGATTACTAAGAAAAATGGATTGATTTTggtagttttttttctcctcTTAAGCAAATCATGAAGACTAATATTCTGTTTCTGTCTCTGTTTTGTTAACAAAATGCCATTATGTATAGTCGTGCGCGATAAACTTACAAACAATTTGTTACTACAACAACTTCATTGCAAATAATgtttaatcaatcaatcaaaacaCCTTTATTAAATAGTCTTTTCCTTTATTCCTTAGTATTTGTTGGAAGTAGAAGAAAAGCTCAAActatgaaaaataaatatatatccAATCTATATCTGCATCTAATCTTCGAATTTATAGGACCCACTAGCTAAAGTGATACTACCTCCTTTATAACTTCCTCtcttcattttatttttattctttgtGAAATCTTTACCTCTGActtgtaataatttttcactaGCCTTTTCTCCCCAAGTTCCTGCAGCTCCCTTGTAAGTATTGTCTTGTAATACTGAATTTTCAAAGTTAACTTTACTTCTATCTATTCTAGAAAAATGTTTTCTTTGGCCTGGCTTTAATTCTGGTTCTGGAGTTGCAGGAATTGAATCAGTAGAAGATGATGCTGATGATTCTGACTCGTTTTTGAACTTTTTAACtggtttttcttctttgataTCATCTGTGtgctttcttttcttgtcTTCTGGTTGTTTTTGTTCCTCTTTGGATTCTGAATCACTAGATGATTCTTCGTCTTCAGAACTACTTTCTGAGGAATTGTCGTCACTGTCACTATCAGAATCTGAGTCTGAATCGGAATCAGAGCTGGAGCTGGAGTCGGAATCAGAGCTGGAGCTGGAGTCGGAATCAGAACTTGAATCAGAGTCAGAACTTGAATCAGAGCTGGAGCTTGAGTCTGAGTCTGAATCAGATTTTGAGTCGGAACTGGAACTTGAATCAGAGCTGGTGTCTTTGTTGTCTTCTTCCACTTTTTCGTTTTCGCTGTCTTCGCTGTCTTTGTTATCTTTTTCTGCTTCCTTGTCTTCCTTGTCTTCCTCGTCATCGCTGTCTTCACTGTCTGATGAAGAACTTTCACTGTCTGAGGAAGAACTTTCACTGTCTGAGGAAGAGCTGTCGCTATCTGAGGAGGAGCTTTCGCTGTCCGAAGTGGAGCTTTCACTCTCAGATGAAGAGTCTTCACTATCAGATGATGAGTTTCTTGGTttgcttttcttttcttgattttccACTTCATCAATAATGGATTCCAACTGTTTAGAAACTTTTGGTAATTCTTTGCCTGCTAAGAATTTCGATAATGCCTTCTTCAACTTTGACAATTCTTCATTTCTGGAAACATAATCATTAATATAAGCTAAAACTAAATCTTGAGTATTGGAACTCATCTTTGCTATTGGTAGTAGTTGTAATAATTGACTCTTTAAGAGgtgaaaaaagaaattaaaaaaaaaatttttttccaacCCATTTGGGCAAACTTTAATCGTAGCTCTTCTTTTGTGTGAGtaagagagagagagagagatgAGCCCAAAAACGAATCTTGGTCTCTTTTTCCTCTGGCTGCTAAATATTCCCTCTCCCCAGCCACACTCACCCATACAATTACtagttaataaattgaaccgaaaaaaaatatgtgTATATATTAAAgtacaaatcaaattataagTATGTAAATATacattattgttaaataTCTCATCAACTCCATAacaatgtttttttttctttagtttGAATTTAGATTTTGATGGGTTTCTCTAACAAATGACCCATTCTCTCAATTTTGGTGCTCAAATAtccttcaatttctttacttTTGATACCATTCTTACCATCTTTACCCCAACTCAAGGGTACCATTGGGACTCTTTCTAACActttaacttcttggtgtttaCCTTCAACGGCAACAATCTTATCTGGGTTGTTAGTTaacaatttaatttctACTAGACCCAAATCAACCAAGATAGCCGTGGCCAAAGAAAAGTTACGTCCATCAGCTGGGTGtctcaaaatcaaattggcTTCCACTGTATCGGCACCAAGATCTTGTAAGTTATAtgcttttaatttttcaccCAAACCAATACCTCTACCTTCTTGTCTCAAATATACCATACATCCATGGCCCGCTTCTCCCATTATTCTTCCAGCTTCATCAAATTGTTCACCACAATCACATCGTGCACTCCATGCAGTTTCACCAGTGTAACATTCACTGTGTATCCTGACCAAAGTTGGATCCGTGTATGTCAAACTGTCAATTATCAAGTTACCATCTTTGTCAAACttcaattcatttgttCCATCTGAATCAGCAATGGTTCTTCCAGGTGTCAATCTACCAATGTAAGCACCTCTAGTCATTCTGTCTTGTTGAGTTTCTCCAGGATAATGTTTAAACAATGAGCGAGATCGAATGTCCTCTCCAAACACAATTGCCAAGTGTTCTTTGTTGTCAATATTGTTTTCATACAAGTGTAGGAAGATATCTGGTCCCTGTGTTGTTGGGATACGTGCTCTGGCTAAACATTTAACATGTGGTAAACTGTCAGGCAAACCACTTTTGTTACGCATTGATTGCGTTATTGCTGGTGGGGGTTGTGGCGTGGTAACTGGcaaattatttgttgaCGGTTTCGGTGTCACCATGGGGATTCTGTTGACATCCAAATCTGGGGATGTGGAAACTGTTGGTGGAGTGCGTATTCCGTGGCTGCTAGCACTTACAGTAGATGGTTTTGGATGTTTTATCGATGTCATTTGAATCAGCgcaattaaatttattaaatggGTTGTGGTAGATTCTGTATTTGTAAAATGTTCTTATTTGATCTTTTCTAACAATCTAAATGTTGTAAATTCCCAAAACttgtaaaaataaatattaaaagcttagtaacaataaaagtataaaaaaaaaaattccaaacACAAGGACAAATCAATGgtaatttatataattgttgaataatttataatggagtataattttttctaTGTGAGAGtgccattttttttttccattcatttttttttcatgtGGGCCACCCATAAATTATGGCGATCGCATAATTTACATTTCCGGTATTTTTCGGTGGGGTGTTTTAAAACACATGATTTAAAGACAGAATTGCTTAATACGAAAAGAGATTCAAGATTACTCTTTCGTGGAATGGTAATCTACAAGGAATGCTAAATTGATGTTATAATCAGAAATGTTGAGTGTTGAATTTAATAAGATCTTCAGATCCACACCAAAGATGGTATTTTCAACAGTAGTGTTTGATGATTCATTTATAGACCACTCGTGCTTTTGggtttgtttctttttcggGTGTAACAgatgaaataataatatttgcACCTTACTAAAATCTGGTTAGGAATGagaataaaattaattcatcatcaatgaATCTGCCcctaaaattgaatatcgGTCTTCGTAGTACTAGTATCATTTGTTGCTGATCTTCATTGTATTATAGATTTGAAATAGCATTGCGGCTAGTGGCtttattttccaatttttagTTGGAAATCCGATTTCTGGAGAATTCTTACTAATActagattttttttatatggCTGTTTCTCACCTgcagttttttttgtgcAGTGTCAGCTGTCAAGTTTAGTAATTCTACGTAACACAAACCAACAAATTAGTAATTTCATTACCAATTGCCCTTATTATCAAGCAAACAAGAAGTTAAAATTCAAcagaaagaaatagaaatcaGAACCATTGCCAATAAActgttttattttcatcGTTCATGTAACTGGTTACTCTTCTGGAAATCGGGTTATAGCCTCATTATTTCTGTTATTAAACGccaatcaattttgattaACAAGATTTGTACATTCTTCAATCTCAAGTAAAACCGTTATTAGtataattcttcttcttatttataaatttcacagttccttttttttcagttgcattgttgtttttgttctaACTATTGTTACTCCTGTTAAAAACATTTAAACTACAATCACAGGAAGGGTTGAAGTGAAATTTgttatctttctttttttttagctCTTGCATTTCTATTGTGTTGTACCTTGTGAATCGGCTGTCATACGGATAGGTATTTCAGCCAATTACAAGCTTCTGGTGGTCGAATAGATAACGTGACATCCAATgagaatgaaaaatcaatgTGCAACCACTTATTTTGCAGTTGAAATTTATATCAACAAagttataataataacaacgCCTCTCCTATGCACAAAATAAGGAATTTACCCCTTCTTTCAGATGAAACTTATCTTGATACAGTTgagtttatttatttacgTGTCCAATAAGTGGCAACTACAAGGAGTGTTGATTCTGTTCATTCATTGGATTAACATTCCGGAAACATGTTCGGAAATAACAACGTTTTGTAATGTATATTGCATTAGGACACGACAACTATTTAAGCTACTATTTAGATACTCCCCTGCCTTCACCTACGCTTGCTACAGTCTCAAATATGTTTCAACcattcaattaaatcttgTTCTGTAAAAGTCTCTAAATCTGGGACATATTTCCCACTCGGCAATTGATGttttaaaacaataatgcTAGGTATTTTGGATCCCACAACGTAATCTAGCATTAACTCTCTTCCACCTTCTGAATCTGCtaaaatatttacaagGTAAACTGGTTCGTTATTTGGGTATTTGGACTTGTCACTCAAAACATCAAATAAAGCTTGCGTAACTTTGTTGTTCTCCTTGGTAGCAAACGTGAAATTTAATAACAAGGGTGGCTTCACAGAAAGGTATGTGTATAATTCTTGCTTGTTGGTGATATATGTGTCAATAATTCTGTTCTGTGTGGTGAATTGCGAGGCTGGAGGAGGATAAATCAACCGCTGTGATTGGGCAGCTTCTTTCCATGACTTGAACCATTGGGTCAATGAAAAGTTTCTAACGTGTTTGTTACGTTCAATTTGTCTTGCCAATTGTCTGCTAAACATCTTTGCTAATGATATGCTAGAAAATATATACTGTTGAAGATAGTTGCTATTTtctcattttcaattgcaGTCCTgatttttttccttttctaTGTTTGTTGTCTATTTTGCTGTTGCTACAGAAAAATCTATTTACTTTGCCACACTGATCTCCTATATACAAGTTTACTCTGACAATATTTGGGTAAATACGTCTTTATTCTTCGTTATCCCAGCCATCCTTCCATCTTTTTTTCCATAAATCACAATTAAATTGAGGtttatttagttttttgTTAACTTCATTATGAGCGTCACAAAGCCATCTCCCTAATTCCTcttgatttcttgtttttggtTCATTTTTGGCAATATACTTTTGGAAATCTTCAGCACAAAACCAACAGGGGTAAAATCCGGAAAATAAGTTTATAAACAGTTTCATATCCAGCTGCTGTTTGGTGGTTGGAGTCTCGGGATATGTGGCTGCTATTGAATGTAATAATGTCCATGAGGATTTGCCCAACTCAGTAACATCCGGAGGCTCGTCTTGGGGATACGACTTGAGCTCTGACTTGTTCACTTTCTTCGATTCTGGAGTCACTGGtgatttcttgattttaCCACTTGCAAACTGGAAATCTAGTAAGGAATTACAAGTACGGCATCTAAATTGAATGTTAGTTAACAATACTCCTTTAATTAAACACCCAAAATAGTTACTTACGGTTTCCCATCTTTATCGTAGACAATCTTACGTCCAGTGAAACCAACTTCTGGTTTACTATTAGACTCGGTTTTTTCTGTCGTTTCTGTAGTTGACATTGGTTTTGCCTTTACAAGTAAGGAGATATGTTAGAGTAcggtgaaaaaaaaaatgtagGGATTAGAAATATTCGGAAAAATAGCGAATTCAAGGTGCGCGATTACAAAAAGCCTTTTGGCTTACAAATTCATGATGCTAAAGTGTTTACAAAAGTATACCTTATACTACGTCAACATAAACAACTGAATTTCCATATAGCTTAAAAATATACAAACTTCTGATCTAAATATGTGAATACTTCTTCTATAAATATTATGCAGTAGCAGCGAGTGGTTTCTCATTGTTGTTATGATTCTAGTTAGGACCCACACACGCAAGCACTTTAGGACTCTTGTGCTTTCAACtctttaatcaatttatttctcTTTTCTAATAATGCATCACACAAATCTCCAATTTCACGAGTTTTGATTGCTTCTCTTGCAGTGTAAAACTGATCTAAATTGTGTTTCAACCCAAATTGTAATTCGTATTCCCAAGCAGTTTGAATCATTTCATACTTGTCAATATCCTTGACATATCTGGCTTCCGaatttctaatttcttcataGTCCAACCACAACTCCAACATTTCTTTGGAAAATTCTTCATTGTAAGGTTTAATCAAATCACTAAGATAATTAATGGTGGCTAATTCTCTACGGTGCTTCTCCGCCTTGGTGATCCCGGCATATGGCGTGATGTCACCAACCAAACATTCAGCTATATCGTGAACAATGGCAATTTTGACACACTTATTCGAGTCCACTTCTTTGGGAACTAACATTGATATTACACCCATACGATACATGTGATCGGCTATACTCTCAGTTGCCTCAGCAGGTATACCATGATCCAACCAACCAGttcttttttgaaactTCAATGATCTAATGATTTGTAAAAATGCAAACATGTAATTAACTGGTTGGGTCCCAGGAGTAAGTAAATCCTTAATGTGTTTAGGCAAAGCATCCTGTGGTTGCCAAACGTTTTCACTCAAGTCTTTAATGGAATTCATAATTCGGGTACTATAATGAAATGATCTTGAACCTAGTCTAGTCAGTCCGATGTGAGTCTTGATTAAAATATCCAGTATATTTCTCTTTCTaagaaaatttatcattgaataaaagtggtaaccaaaaaaaaaaaatttacagGGAAGACTGGAGGAATAATtggaaatcaaaacaaaacaaataagcaaaaaaaatagtggacacaaaaagaagaaaaatattgtataaatatataaagcccgaaataaaaaaaaaccaattaGTGTTGGGAGTAGTAGTGAATTGGTTCAATTAGAATAATCATATGTATTTATATGTGAATACCAGATTGCAACCTGGATGATTGGTGAACGTTGGTTCCCAATTGTTactgtattttttttgtttattcgTATCGATTCACAACCGAATTTTTATACTTTGTAAACATCAACTGATACTACATGCAGGGCAGTTTAATCACACACAGCCAGTCATCTCAAATACTCAAATAAAACACACAGTAAGAGCAATATTTAATACATACTACAACAAGTCCTTCAAAAGATGGAAAAAAACACACTTCATTAAAACTATGAGTTCTTTATATTAAATATACAGTTTTTGATATATTTGATTCTCCTTAAACGTGTAAACATAAAAAGATATTCTACCCCTTTAAAACTTAAGCAACTAATTCGacaacaccaccaacagctctgattttttcttcagcTAATTTAGAAACAAATCTGGCTTTGACAATGACTGGAACTTCTGGTAATCTACCTTTACCCAAAACTTTACCGTAACCGTGAGCCAAGGTGTCGATGACTGGAGCAGCAGAAGCAGATGATTTGCTCAAGTATTCGTCTTTCTTTTCAGAATCAACTAAAGTCCACAATTTGTCCAAGTTGATTTCTGGTCTCCAGAAGtggttttgttgtttgtggAAGTATCTCATACCAACTTTACCGAAGTAACCTGGATGGTATTTATCCAAGTTGGTTCTGTGATGATGTTGACCACCAGCTTTACCTCTACCACCCGGGTGCTTTCTGTGTTTACCAATTCTACCCTTACCGgctaaagaaaaaaataagttAGTAATTCGTTCATTTGACTTTAATTGACTTCAAAGAGTATTTTGGACATATTGATGGAACTGTCTTCTGTAAATGATAAACTTGATTGTTCTGAAAAATAACTTGCATGTTGTGGTTTCCCAAACTATTCATATTCATTGCTTTGGTTGTATGATCAATGTGATAATGACTCTGTATCTGTTGTGTTGTGTTTATTCTGATATTcagtttaaaaaattttccattcattattcattttCGATTAGTTTTCCATGCTTTCTCTAAATCTCCATATGTCCTTGAACATTCAATACTCTTTAATCCTATGAAACTTTAGTGAAATTGTACATACCAGAAACATTACCTCTGTGTTTTCTGGTTTTAGTTAATCTAGTAGGCATTGTTGGTTATTACTAGTTGATTATGGTGGGAAACTCAAAAGGAATGAGAaatttttctatttctaaTTAACTTTTGTCAAGCGTGCGACTGCGAGAGTGTATGGGAAAGAGAGAAACTGTAGCACTACAAagtttgtgtgtgtgtgcgCGCTCACACTATGCGATCTACaaaattattctttttttttcattttcattccCTTATAATTCTAATATGCAGTATTTTGCatgtattatttttttcaaacaaagtACACTACTATTGATTAGGGCTAAAGCCCTAACGCAACTTTAGAGACACAAAACACAATTAACACCATATATACTGGAAGCAACTACCGTTTAATTCCAGACTTCCTGGTACGAATGCTTACCCTTTGTCTCAGGAACTTTAGTCTTGATAAACCATACACTGACACAACACATTACagtaaaaataaagtaGACTGACCCACCTAACCATTCCTTTAAAACTGGGAAAGTATAGCCAACAATAAATGTAGCAATCCAGTTCATACTTGTCCCCCAACTTTGTGCCAGTGCCTTGGCAATTGGTTGAGTCACTTCTCCAACAAGTAGAAATGGAATTGGTCCCATACCAATTGCAAAGAAGGTAATGTAGGTAAATGTTCCTGCAATGGATAACAAAGAACTTGTCCAAATAATACCCAACCCCATTAACACCGTTGCAATTCCTAAAAATGAGACtgataacaacaataaaggCTTTCTGCCCAACTTGTCAACTATAGTTGCAGAAATAAATGTAACAATAACATTCACTAACGATATCAagcaattgataataatggaATGATTGGGGAAAATAGAAACCAAAACTGATACACCATAGAAAATAATCGAATTGATCCCGTCAAATTGTTGCAATACCAAAATACCAGTGGATGCAATCAAAGAATTTCTATACTCAGGTAATGTCACATAGTCTACTACTGTTACCAAGTTTTTGTTCGAGTTACCACCAGGAGCACCACTACTACCGGTTCCTGAATTATGTTCGTTTCCATTACCTTCTTCAAGTAACATATCACTTTCAGGAGTTGTGCCTCTGCCCTGCAGTTTCCAGCTATTGACTTCGTCAGTAGCAACAGAATAACTCCCTCCTCTTAAACGATGTAAAATGGTAAAGGCTTCGGCAGTGTCACCCTGGTTGGCCAACCAAACAGGCGACTCATTCAAATAGCTTGatacaacaataacattAGCAACAGCAATGAATGCGGCCATGAAAAGTAGCCATCTccaatcattatcatttgaCCAATTCAATGACAACAATTGTGTGAACAAGATCCCGATATTGATACTGAATTGGTTCATTGACCCCAATAACCCTTTTGTCTCAATTGGAGAAACTTCGTTAATATAGATAGAAGTAATAACCAAAGCTGATCCGGCACCCAACCCGCAAATGAATCTGCCAAGCAACAAACTTGCGTAAGTATTACTCAAACCATTAATTGTTGAACCAATAATATAAAGCAAACAATGTAATAAACTTGTCTTCTTTCTACCATATTTGTCTGCCAAATGGCCAACATAAAATGATCCGAATAACCcaccaattgaaaaaatagaagTCACCAATCCAATTTGATCTGGTGTCATAGGGATACATTGTTTAAACCCATTACGtccaaaaaaagaatctCTATATGGGACAGGGCCAGGTTGTGATCGTTTACAGGATAGTACTAATTCTGGGGAATTCAATTCTGCCATATGATAGCCAAATTGTAAAGATCCCAAACATATAACTGATACacttgaaatcaaattaagTGTCAATCCACTTGGGATAGAGATCGCCATGGTTCAATGGTAGTTAATTGATTGGATAACTGTGCGTGTTTTTCCTTTACCCCCTGGAATGTTTTGTTTCTTAGTTTTTTTAGTGGTTCAATTTGCTTTATCGCCTGTGTTGATAATACAATTCCTCTTTTTGTGTAATTTCGCGTGGGGAAAAGCTAGTGGTTACTGTTACAAGTATATATACAATTAAAACTAATGGGTTTCGTTATTATacataattataaatatacaaTAAATCCCTTTCAGAAAGGCTAAATGATCAAGTGCTTGCATTAGTTCCACCCGGTAATATTCTTGGTTTTtgtgtttttgtttttgtttttgtttttgtttccaATCCCTACCTTTTGAGATACTGTAAGCTATCATCATAGTATTGGTAAAAAGTTCCCCACAATCATCATGGGAATACCAAATACATCTCTTTTCAAGGTCCACATGCACCCCGTTCTTATTTTAACATTAGGGTTTGGTGTCAATAAGGTACATTCTGTCATAGTGGCCCCTAAGAAATCACCAAACgcaattcttgaaaaaactTGGAAATATTGCAATACCGACTTGTCGTCTAGTAATTCTAcaataaattttcttttatctTTCCCAATCAACTCCTCTTTGGGCCAACCAGTTAATACACAAAATTCGTTTCCCACATATGCTACTTCTCCAGTTCTTCTCCATACAATGGTTGGCGTGCCACTgatttttatataattatcaTAAGTTAGCAATGTTCTCTGGAAACACTGTTCCATAAATATCAAGTCGTGTTCTTTCAATGAATTTGTACATGCAATAAATGAGGGTCTATATGTGGCCATTGATTCGGCCATTTTCACTAACATTGGTTTTGTGaatctttttcttaaatATGCAATCAACGAGTGATACCCTGGGGTATAGGAAAATGGTTTTTTCACTTTCTCGTATATTTCTTCTGGTTCTTTGAATAATTGATCTTCTTTACCACCGTTAGAATTGTTTTCATGCTGTATACTCATGACAAAGGATAGCGCCAGTTTGGAATTACGTTCCAAATATACCGCTGGATCAttgtttttcatattttcaattgctGTCAAAACATCTGGGAATACGACCATTTTACCCGAGTCAGTGTCACCcaagaaatattgattaatgGTTTCGTCACATTTTGGATACCTGGCATCCTCATAAAGTTTGGTATGGCTTGTATTTAACGGTGATGGGGTGTTGTGTTTGGTGTGATTGTTAAATGATGTCGCCTGCCGCTGCTGATCATTAGTAAGTAACTGGGTTGATGTAGATGGCGcattagtattatttgtAGGCATATTATGCGGTGATAATGCTGGTGAAAAGTTATGCGAATTAGGGGTGCCTTCGTTTGATGTTGTGTGATGACCAAAGTTCTCTTGAagaatatttgataatgtaGAATACTCCAAGTCAGCTGCTGTTGACAAGAAATTTGTTCGTCTTTTCTGATTAGGATTTGCCGAAGGTTGATAGTGTTGGTTGTAAAGTTCCGGGAAATATTCGGGCACTGTTTGCATCAACTCCGGTGAAGTTGCACTGTGTTGAAACAATGTTGCCAGATATGTCTTGTGATTAGGGGAGTAAGTAGAAGCCAATGGAGGTGAATACAGAAGCTGTTTTTGCAGGGCCGTGTTTGGCGATTGTGACGGAACTTGAGATTGATTAGGTATATTTGTGGGCAATGACAGTTCTTGTACAGGTGGCATGGGTTGCAGCAATGTCGGCTGCATTGGTGACACACCATTACTGTCCAAATTATCACTGCTATTCATGCTGTGGTTAGACatcaaagaagaattgggTACATCTTGAAgatatttctttctttttcggGGTGCATCTTCACATGTTGAATCTAATCCTCTTTGAATGCATCGCTTGCACGGACGACCCGAGTCACAGGTCATATGTGCCTTATGACAATGATTGCATGCTCTTGATGTTTTCTTACGTTTCTATAATAAGTAAAGAAAAACTCATGGTTAGTATATCAGTTAGTTTTAATAAAAGTGTTGATGCGCTTCAAAGCGCTTGTTTATAATCTCTTGACATACTGGCTTGGGTTTATCATTAACGTTGCTAGTATTGATTGAAGTTGTGTTTGTTATGTTTTCCTGTTTAATCttcattcttttaataaagAGCGTTGCCCATTTATATCGAAAATAGTATGCTTtccaattttaattaaaaatggaCAATATTGGAGTCGGATTTGTTTTCTCAGTAGTCTCTAATCTACCTACAttctatatttttttccccttccttccttccttttttttacctCTCGTTCCCAAATTCggtttgattttgtaatcatttctttttcccaCACCGGTTGGAAgataaacaagaaaaagaagaaaataaaaaggtTGTGAAAGTTAAACTCTACGGGTTTTATTATACGCCGAGATACCTAAATTTTCTCTCTGTTTAGTTTAAAGTTAGTATATATGTGTAGCAAAAGCAGTTGCTTAGTAGGTTTTCTTTGCAGGTTGTGCAATTttacaataaaaattacaagttttattttgcaGTATGTTGCCATGATcgatatttcaaaaaactGATTACtgtgtttctttttcatattAAAAACTTATAAAGATTTCTGTTGTTTTAACAAACTTGCCTTGAAGTTTATTGTAGAAAGTTAGTATATCTTCTTTTGGTCAAAAATACCAAGGTATTGAGAATTAATTTTGAGAGAAATTTGCAATCAAACGAGTATAAAAAAACACATCTCCAAATATCTACTTTTAATGTAAAATAACACACAAATCTACTTCAAGTGAGGGAGCCACAACATTATAAATCATCTCTTCTTCATCCCTTTATCTGGGCAAGCTGTAAGAACTTATCAAGATCAACCTATAAATACCAGATCACGTGACCAATAGTAGTGTTAATCTCATCAAAAGATATTGTGactaaaatttttttccctAGTTTTTCGTTTGCTTGAGACCTCTCAATCCAtccaaaaagaagaatttttcaTAACGAATCTCTATTTCACCCGTTGACAAAAGGACCATACACAACCATGTCAGACTTAATtgcaaaattttcaaagatTTCTTTAGctgatatttcaaaatcagaCTCTTCTAAGTTCCCAGAATTGTCAGCAGAACAAAAAGCATTAGCCTCACAATTCGAAACTTTGGCCAACAGATTAAACGAACAAGAATCATTGATTGCTTTAAATGACTCATTAAGAACCAAGACTTTTATTGTCGGTAACATTCCAAG from Candida albicans SC5314 chromosome R, complete sequence encodes:
- a CDS encoding 5'-deoxynucleotidase (Predicted HD domain metal dependent phosphohydrolase; Spider biofilm repressed) — its product is MINFLRKRNISDILIKTHIGSTRLGSRSFHYSTRIMNSIKDLSENVWQPQDALPKHIKDLLTPGTQPVNYMFAFLQIIRSLKFQKRTGWLDHGIPAEATESIADHMYRMGVISMLVPKEVDSNKCVKIAIVHDIAECLVGDITPYAGITKAEKHRRELATINYLSDLIKPYNEEFSKEMLELWLDYEEIRNSEARYVKDIDKYEMIQTAWEYELQFGLKHNLDQFYTAREAIKTREIGDLCDALLEKRNKLIKELKAQES
- the RPL28 gene encoding 60S ribosomal protein uL15 (Putative ribosomal protein; Plc1-regulated; downregulated upon phagocytosis by murine macrophage; Spider biofilm repressed) translates to MPTRLTKTRKHRGNVSAGKGRIGKHRKHPGGRGKAGGQHHHRTNLDKYHPGYFGKVGMRYFHKQQNHFWRPEINLDKLWTLVDSEKKDEYLSKSSASAAPVIDTLAHGYGKVLGKGRLPEVPVIVKARFVSKLAEEKIRAVGGVVELVA
- the ZCF11 gene encoding Zcf11p (Zn(II)2Cys6 transcription factor; required for wild-type filamentous growth; mRNA binds She3); this encodes MKIKQENITNTTSINTSNVNDKPKPKRKKTSRACNHCHKAHMTCDSGRPCKRCIQRGLDSTCEDAPRKRKKYLQDVPNSSLMSNHSMNSSDNLDSNGVSPMQPTLSQPMPPVQESSLPTNIPNQSQVPSQSPNTASQKQLSYSPPLASTYSPNHKTYSATLFQHSATSPELMQTVPEYFPELYNQHYQPSANPNQKRRTNFLSTAADLEYSTLSNILQENFGHHTTSNEGTPNSHNFSPALSPHNMPTNNTNAPSTSTQLLTNDQQRQATSFNNHTKHNTPSPLNTSHTKLYEDARYPKCDETINQYFLGDTDSGKMVVFPDVLTAIENMKNNDPAVYLERNSKSALSFVMSIQHENNSNGGKEDQLFKEPEEIYEKVKKPFSYTPGYHSLIAYLRKRFTKPMLVKMAESMATYRPSFIACTNSLKEHDLIFMEQCFQRTLLTYDNYIKISGTPTIVWRRTGEVAYVGNEFCVLTGWPKEELIGKDKRKFIVELLDDKSVLQYFQVFSRIAFGDFLGATMTECTLLTPNPNVKIRTGCMWTLKRDVFGIPMMIVGNFLPIL
- the HGT18 gene encoding Hgt18p (Putative glucose transporter of the major facilitator superfamily; the C. albicans glucose transporter family comprises 20 members; 12 probable membrane-spanning segments; expressed in rich medium with 2% glucose) codes for the protein MAISIPSGLTLNLISSVSVICLGSLQFGYHMAELNSPELVLSCKRSQPGPVPYRDSFFGRNGFKQCIPMTPDQIGLVTSIFSIGGLFGSFYVGHLADKYGRKKTSLLHCLLYIIGSTINGLSNTYASLLLGRFICGLGAGSALVITSIYINEVSPIETKGLLGSMNQFSINIGILFTQLLSLNWSNDNDWRWLLFMAAFIAVANVIVVSSYLNESPVWLANQGDTAEAFTILHRLRGGSYSVATDEVNSWKSQGRGTTPESDMLLEEGNGNEHNSGTGSSGAPGGNSNKNLVTVVDYVTLPEYRNSLIASTGILVLQQFDGINSIIFYGVSVLVSIFPNHSIIINCLISLVNVIVTFISATIVDKLGRKPLLLLSVSFLGIATVLMGLGIIWTSSLLSIAGTFTYITFFAIGMGPIPFLLVGEVTQPIAKASAQSWGTSMNWIATFIVGYTFPVLKEWLGGSVYFIFTVMCCVSVWFIKTKVPETKGKHSYQEVWN